A region of the Drosophila subpulchrella strain 33 F10 #4 breed RU33 chromosome 3L, RU_Dsub_v1.1 Primary Assembly, whole genome shotgun sequence genome:
GAATCGTTTCCTGAAGAGGGGGCAGGGAAAGGGGAGCTGCACTTCCGGCACGCGTGAGATGGCGGTCTTACGTCACAGATCGTCAGCGTCAAGGAGCCAGAGATTTTTGGGGGATTGGAACGGCTGAATAAATGGTGCACGTGTTTCCCTTTTCAGGGGCCCCCAAATCAAATCTGAAATGAATTTACCTTTGTTGATTTGCGACGGCTTTTGCATTTTGCCTTAttacacacaaacacacatacAAGACACTAACGTGGCTTGTTGATTTGCTGGCAAACCCCTAGCGATTGCTCGCTCGGATTTCGAAATGAGCTCAAGacaaatgtaaatattttttagtgcTCAGTGGGCAAAAAGGACGAGTGGCTGTGGAGTTTGGGAAGGATGGATGGTCCTTGGTCGGGTCTTATGATGGATGATTGTGTGCTTCCTGTAGATTTGTAGCCGCCGATAAACTCAATTTGTTTGCTCTTAAGTGCGGGAGGAGTAGTGAAGAAGGATAAAAACTGGCATGGGATGTGCTCACAGGATCTcacattacgcatacgccgtgTTGTGACTGCCGATTTGCCATCCGAAGACGCTGCTGATTGTCAAAGTTTTTAAAGCCAATACTTACGCTAGTGCGGCTCTCAACTTGTCGTGAGGagttcattttcattttgatgAGAAGCTCGCTTTTTGTCGCCCATTTGCACTTTTCATGTCTTTTCTATTGCGATTGTTTTTCTGCATGTGTGTTTCGCCTGaattttccttaaattttattaagaCAGCTGACTTTACGACCCGACCCATAACTTTTGCGTTGAGCCATATACTTTTTACTTATTGCTCAATTATTGTTTATGTTTTCATAGCCTTTTTCCTCACCTTTTGAACCCCCTCCCCCAGAATTCGAAATGTGCACAGGAAAGAAAAGGAGAATTTAATTGCTTTATTCGACGTGGAACCTGAACTGTGCGCAcggaaaattattaaatgcTATTTATCACTCTGGCGACAACGGAAATGTGTCTCTGACACTTACAAGAACGCCCAAGGAGGCCAAAGAAGGGTAGTGGCATGTGCAGCTGCTAAGGAAATTGGCAGCATCTGGGAAAAAATTGCACTTGAGGAAATTAAAAGTTGCATTTGAATGCCACGCACGAGCGTAAAAACTAATATCCGCCCTTCAGCTCATTGTTTTGCTCAAAGAAGTGATTTTTCCCAGGTCAAGAAGAAATCTACTGAGtattaaaaaggaaaaaaataatattaaattcataTATTTCATTCACAtgcagtttacaaaaaaaataaatgttttaaatgaaTACAAGTACAGTATACACATCATCCTTAAAGTATGCCACAACATTGTGCGTGCAGTCGCAGATACTGCCAGAAAGTAGGCAAAGATACTCGGCCAGCTACATTTAAGCTATGTAAAATTCATGTAGAATATGATCGGGGTATAATCTCCGTAAATAACTATTCCTAGACATATAACACAAACATGGCAGCTATGGCCGCCAAAAAGGACAGGAACGTCGAGGCATATAGCACGGCACAGGTTGTGTTCATCCAGGATACGAGTGGACCCACGGATAGTGAGACAATTAACTGGGCAATAAACACCATGCTGCTTATGATAGCCACATCGGTGCCCAGACCTCGGGCCTGTTTCAGCGGCACAGTCTCGCCGTTTTTGATGCCGAACTGTAAGATACGCAAAATAAATagatattgtttttaaaaacaatcaaTTTCAGTTTACTTACACAATTTTTCGCATGATATCTAGCCACCAGTATAAAAGGCACTGTGAAGATTGTTCCATAGAGAATACCCGCAGAAGTGCTGAATACCAAAACTCCCCATTTAGTGGGCCACAAGCCGAGTACCAACATTCCAATACCATAGTAGACCATGCCACTAATGTAGACAGCCCTGGTGCTAAAATAGaaaaaggtaaaaaaaaattataattctAAATTGACTAGAGTGTAAGAAATCATCATGATAATTAAGAAGTAatcaatgtttatttttagccCCTCTAACAAATTCAACAGTTTACATGTTGATAAGACTATGATTTAACAAATCATGGTAATGAATTCTGATATAAAGTACTCTGATTGTTAGAACTTTTATTAGTCGGGGAAAACATATTAAAGTTTATCATCGTCCTTACTTCTCTGTAAAAATCATCATGACTTAGGTATATTTTTAGActatctataaaatttatcaGCTTTGTTTAATGTTGATAGCACGCTGAATGCAGGTTTTATGACTAAGATTTAAGCAAtcatagaaaaatattttttagtgaaatagaatagaacccaatataattttatttaaaggaTATTAATTTTAAGGACTTACCCGAACCACTTCATCAGCTTGGTCACAGACAGCGAGTAGATGGAGCAGGAAAATGCGTATATGGACATTCCCCAGCATCCAAATCTAACCCCGGCTTCGTAGTTCAAGGCGGCCTCCGAACCGGGAGCAGCTGTGGGATCCCCATGGAATACTGCCTCGCCCACAAAGTCGGTGAAGTATAGACAGTAAGTGACGTGGCCCATCCAGCAGAACAGATTGGTCAGGGCCAGCATTCTCATCGAATAGGGCATGATGAAGATGCTCTTCAGATAGGCTTTCAGGGACACGGGAGCATCGTAGTCCGACTGGGTCTCCACATCCAGggccttgttttgtttttccagGGCGGGTGAGTATCCATTTTGGTAACTACCCTGCAACGCCTCCTCCCTCTTCGGATCATCGCTGGCCATTTGCAGCTCCAGCTGGGTGGTCTCCTGGATATAATAGATGGTATTATTCTTCTTTTTCAATTCCTTCTTAATTGCCTGTTCGGAAAGAGGTCTCAACAGCTCATCCTGCTCGATCAAAGGCAGTGGAATCTCGCGGAATGTGGTCACGGTGATCAGATAGCACACCGCGAATATAATGGTGACCAGGGTAAATACAGTGGGTATATTTCCACCCATAAAACTGCCAATGTGCGTGGTCTCCCAATCGACTCCTCCAATGGCATATCCAATGGTTCCTCCGAATCCTGCGAACAGTGCAAACATGGTCATCGCTTTAGGCTGCTCCTCTGGAACACACATGTCCAGCAAATAGGTGCGGGCAGGTGTCTGACAGGTGTCCGCATCGAAATCGAGTAGTACCATGCCCAAAATCGTAAGGATCAC
Encoded here:
- the LOC119554027 gene encoding proton-associated sugar transporter A isoform X2, giving the protein MVGVAADASRSDQLSSAKNPMIKYMLKTRENHAREQDRDYSHVFRRKTRFEMFRLSAIAMAIEFAYAAETSFVSPILLQIGVDHKHMSMTWGLSPLIGFFVSPLLGSISDRCHLRWGRRRPIISILSFGIMCGLILVPYGKDLGLLLGDSGYTYAEPALNFTSSAAGSVAALVSGESATGPSASDYKFAVILTILGMVLLDFDADTCQTPARTYLLDMCVPEEQPKAMTMFALFAGFGGTIGYAIGGVDWETTHIGSFMGGNIPTVFTLVTIIFAVCYLITVTTFREIPLPLIEQDELLRPLSEQETTQLELQMASDDPKREEALQGSYQNGYSPALEKQNKALDVETQSDYDAPVSLKAYLKSIFIMPYSMRMLALTNLFCWMGHVTYCLYFTDFVGEAVFHGDPTAAPGSEAALNYEAGVRFGCWGMSIYAFSCSIYSLSVTKLMKWFGTRAVYISGMVYYGIGMLVLGLWPTKWGVLVFSTSAGILYGTIFTVPFILVARYHAKNCFGIKNGETVPLKQARGLGTDVAIISSMVFIAQLIVSLSVGPLVSWMNTTCAVLYASTFLSFLAAIAAMFVLYV
- the LOC119554027 gene encoding proton-associated sugar transporter A isoform X1 — protein: MVGVAADASRSDQLSSAKNPMIKYMLKTRENHAREQDRDYSHVFRRKTRFEMFRLSAIAMAIEFAYAAETSFVSPILLQIGVDHKHMSMTWGLSPLIGFFVSPLLGSISDRCHLRWGRRRPIISILSFGIMCGLILVPYGKDLGLLLGDSGYTYAEPALNFTSSAAGSVAALVSGESATGPSASDYKFAVILTILGMVLLDFDADTCQTPARTYLLDMCVPEEQPKAMTMFALFAGFGGTIGYAIGGVDWETTHIGSFMGGNIPTVFTLVTIIFAVCYLITVTTFREIPLPLIEQDELLRPLSEQAIKKELKKKNNTIYYIQETTQLELQMASDDPKREEALQGSYQNGYSPALEKQNKALDVETQSDYDAPVSLKAYLKSIFIMPYSMRMLALTNLFCWMGHVTYCLYFTDFVGEAVFHGDPTAAPGSEAALNYEAGVRFGCWGMSIYAFSCSIYSLSVTKLMKWFGTRAVYISGMVYYGIGMLVLGLWPTKWGVLVFSTSAGILYGTIFTVPFILVARYHAKNCFGIKNGETVPLKQARGLGTDVAIISSMVFIAQLIVSLSVGPLVSWMNTTCAVLYASTFLSFLAAIAAMFVLYV